cttgaccaggaccacacccctaaatgcattgaagcaactgccatgtgattggttgattcgataattgcattaatgagaaattgaacaggtgttcctaataatcctttaggtgagtgtatgtattcagttagtgtaaacatgcatgatgctatcacagcgaatgcgaggctgagactgaagcattaccctttgtttccgatGAGAGACTaatttccccgcgcatacaagttatcttaggttggcattcacggtttgacttctgagattcagatcaagttctaggtaattttttttcgaaatggttggttcgacttttaagaaattcaataatacaatacaataatatAATGCAAATTGAGGCAATAGTTATTGCCCAATAGACTGTTACACTCTTTTGCTCATAATATACAACcatcaaaccctaaccctaatcatGTAGTTCAACATGATCAAGTAAATAAGCGAGTTGAGCAGACAAGCTTAGCAGACAAGCAACTGGTCATGAGTCAAATACTGGTGATGTCATTTATGCATTTCAAACTtgatttatacatttatacattttaaatgccCATCTCCCTATCCTACCAGTTGCGTCTCCAGTTTCTTGATATTTAGCTGAgtgttcttttattttattgtcgcagacaacttactctacgaAACAGAGaaaagttgagggaggtgtaaagacaatttccccatggggatcaataaagtatcagttattattattattattattattatttggttgCCGAGAAATCCCAGTGAAGCCTATCTTTCAAAACTTTTCTCTCAGCAGGTGCACAAGTATATGGGTCCCCCCAGAAACACTGGCTGGTCTTTAAGGGTCCTAACAAACAAAGGTTGTTCTTTCTGCCCTCTACAGGTTAGGAGGTCCAGAGCAGTTCCCATGAGAGCTCATGTTTGTGTGATGTTTCTAGATGCACTGAGTTTGACGCAACAATcatcaaaatacattttgatgCTGGAAAatgccatactttttctaaccctagcctgagtttgctcaccctaaccctaatttgtggccttagggtgaaacaacaggctgttacaaagtaggaaatatgctactaaagcatgctaaactgtggtttcccATCCTACGGGGACcacagaactatcataaaaacacattttgatgccTGAAAATGCCATTCTTTTTCTAACTCTAACCTTAGCCTCAGCATGCAACCCCTGGTTTGGGGCTGTAGGATTACACAAGAAACTTTTgcaaagtaggaaatatgctactaaagtgAGCTAAACTGTGGATTCCTATCCTTCGTGGGCCCaaaactatcataaaaacacattttgatacttgaaaatgtgacactttttctaaccctaaccctaacctcagCTTACTAACTCTAATTTTGGGCCTTCCAGTGATAAAATAGACTGTTGCAAAGTAGGAAATATGTTACTAATACAAGCTAGACTGTGGTTTCCCATCCTACGCGGGCCGAGaaatatcataaaaacacattttgatgccTGAAAACGCCATaccttttctaaccctaaccttagcctctACCAATTGATTGTTCCACCGTTTCTCAGTCTGCTCAGGTTGAGTTTGGGTGTCATCCTTAACAGCACTTTGTCTTTCAAACAGCAAATTCATATTATCTAATCTGCATATTTTCACCTCCGCAATATTAACCATCTTCGTCCTGTTCACATCACATATTGATTACTGCAATTCCATTCTATCTGGTTTACCTCTCAAGCTCCTTCATAAGCTCCAGTTAGTACAGAATGCAGCCGCTCATATTATTACCAGGCCTCCTATCACGGCTCATATCAGTCCTGTTCTTCAGCAACTTCATTGCGCTGCCCGTTAAATATCGTATTGATTACAAAATTCTACTGTTCGCTTTCAAAGCCCTTCACAATCTTGCTCCTTCATATCTTATTGATCTCTTACATATTACACTACTTCCTGCACTCTCAGATCTTCCCACTCTGTCTCTCTGGTTGTGCCCCGTGCTCGCCTGACCACTATGGGATTTAGAGCTTTTAGGCAAGTCTATGGAATTCTCTACCTCCTGATATCCGTAATATCGATAGGATCTCTTTATTTAAATCTCATCTTAAAACACATCTTTTTAAACCTGTACACTCATCATGATTCTGCTGCTGTGACagcttttaaattattttatttttattcattttttgttttgttttattagaTGCTATTTTTTTGTATGGCAACAATGTATAttgtgtttgctaaggtgtccTTGTGTGCCTTAAAAGGCgcctttaaataaaatgtattattattattattattaatgcacTCCAGCAATGTCCAAATACTGTACTCCAACTCTACAATAACTAAACACTTCTGGCACAATATCACACTATTGGGAGTATCGAAAGGACAGTCTATGCTGTACATGCCACAGGAGCTACAGAATACAGGCGTAGGTGTACGAATGCAGATTATAGTATTGCATCATTTTAACTTGTACTATAAAACAACTGCGTGCACCAATGTTTGTGTATACTCACACGAGCTTATTTCATAGTGCTACTTTTCATAATGAAAGCATGCTTGGCCAATTACTATGAGGGGGTGGGACTGACTGACACTGTAAATAGTAAAACGCCTGGACAGAGCAGACAGTCATTGTAGCCTTCACTCTTGTCTGCAGCTGTACCAGGAGTGCACTGAACTGTGAGCAGAATCGATGGATCTGGCTACTTGTtggttgtttaaaaaaaaaagtttgcttCATTGGAACTTGCAATTTCTGCTTAATTTCTTGCAATTATTTCTCAAGTTGATTTCTTTTGTAAGTAGCAGAAATGGGCTTCCACAGATTACCACTATGCATTAATATGTTCTTTCACAGCCCTAGTTATAATTTAATGTTGAAAATTCAGAATGGTCTGAAATTTTCTCACAAGGTAAAATGTAAAAGACTATCAGAAAAAAACTTGATAAAAGATACAAGGAATACAAATGTAATagtttgtatatttttaaagatACCACCCAAATTAAAACTTGCTCACATAACTGCTGGTagctttaaaaaagaaaaacaccatcTAGTCTTAAATTTATACTTCCGTTACTTCTTAAATAAAAGTTCACTTAGAAGACATGAAAAAGTCTATTTCTGAGAGCTTTCAGAAGGATTTTCATTGGCAGAAAATTATGTTTGTGCAGAAAGTCATTGTACAATTAAGGAAGGGAATTCAACAAATATCTTCACAAGGCTTACAGTATATTGCAAGATAGGCACTTTGATTAGGGTTTTTAAAGTAGGGCAAAGTTAAAAACACATTTGCCTAACTTTCAAAACGCCCTCTCACAAACTTCCACTTATGTTCAAAACAAAGTTGAGCAACAAAGTTGCACAGTGTAGGATCCTCTTTTAGCTGATCACATGACATTTGCAGTCCCAGAATGTACCCACTCCACTCTTCCCAAGATGGAAGGCACCCTTCGCTCCCTTCACAATGCTGGGCAAGCAGGCTAGCTGAGTGGCAGACGCATGAGGCTCCCTACTCGATGAGCTTCTTTGCCTTGAAGAAACGGCGGAGGTAGAACACCTGCCAGGTGGCCAAGCCGATCAGGCAGCACATGGAGAAGATGCTGAAGTACAGGACTCTTGTGTTTGTGGATTCTGGAAAGCAACACATATCCGGAAGCCGGATGAGACACTGACTAAAATCATGACTATTACATGACTGTTTGTGCTGTCATCTGTAAAGAAGAGTGGTTTATATTATTACCATCCCTTGGTGAAAGGATGGAAATTACTGTGACAATCACCACAATTATATAGCACGACACTTGAACCATGGCAGGACAAGTCAGTGGAGCCTGGATTTGTTTCGATATATTCCCAGTTCTTCACATCTCACTTTTAAAGCAAACTGCATTGCATCACCAAAGGACAGATTATATTTCTTCACCTTGGTATAGCAAGTAATCAATTCAGTAACTCAGCTTCTCCAATAATTCATTACAGCACAAGGCTTTTCCCGTTTAAAAAGGTTAAGTTACTTATAAAGCTGGGCTTGCAGAGATGCAACTATGCACTGTTACTTCACTTCAGCTGCATTCATACCATTAGTGTCCCTCATTTCCTCCTCCCGTTTCTTCATATATGCAAAGTCATTGACAATGGACTCGGACAGGTCCTCCAATCGCCGGAGCTCCACCTCCAAGGGCTTCAGCTTCTCCACCTTGGCGATCTGGCAGTGAGTACAAAGCcatcatttgggggggggggggggtcctgcagTGGTCTAACCCAAAATTTGAAGTTAAGACACtcactctgttgactcaatgtTAACTGTACTTGCTATTCAgttaaaatgaaaattttatAAATAACAGCAAGTCACATTCACCAACATAACATTTTCATCCAGCAGATGTCACTGTTGCTCAAGAATCTCAAAGCAGATGTTCAACACTAAATCCACTTTCCCCAAATACATACACAGACTCAACTTTAATGTATCACAGTTAGCAGTGGTCCATTACCCATGCATAACTCAGCGCCAACATACTTAGAGGAAAAAATTAGGACAAAATTAAAAGGAAGTACACCACTACTGAGAGCACCACTGAGTCTACACAGTTTACAGCTATGGGGGGTGACCTACAGTCACACAGAGCAGCCTGACTGGAGACACATGGAAAGACAGGAAAAGAGATGATGCCTGAGCACTGCTCATGATCCAGGAAAAAGTTGCATCAGGTGAAATGCAaccaaaatgtaaaatgaaaactaGCAAGTTTCACCAACAAACATAaaaatttgtcataaaacataTTGTTCACACCACAGTAAAACATTATCTTCCTGGGATGTACAATCGCATAACAGGCAGCACATAGGAGAACCAATGTCAGGCGACAGTGCCACAAGACAAATACAAGTGCCAAATACCACAATCTACTTCAATGAACCTGCATCGATACTATAGGATGTAATCATGCAGGAAACTGCAATTTAGTCCAGAGTTTTTACAAGGGAGGTCAAGGAGGACAAACAGAAAGAAGCACTCTGGTATGATACTGACAAAGGGGAGGTGAGAGTTCATATCTTGTGTTGTGCTCACTTAACACTCACCTCTTCATAGTTCTTAGCCTCTACTCCATGTTTCATGTCCAGGTTGACCAGCTGATCAGGTACCCGTCCAGTTCCTGAAATcagcattaaaaaaatcatcagGAAACACTCAACTGTTAATGGGACCTCAGTAAATTAATGCAACCCTCACTGCAGGAGATAAAGATACATCTAAAAATCAGCTGTTCCATACATCACAAAAACAGCGAGGTAGCAGAAGCTAAATACATACCCATAGGAAACTTGCTCTCAAAGCAAACTTCAAACATGTCATAGTCCTCTGTTGTGAAAGCAAACTTCCCCTTCAATGCATCTTCTTTTGAGTACAGGATATGTCCAGAGGAGTCTGTGATCTGCAAAGAATATAGACAGGCGTGAATGATACCCAGGGAGCCAGAAAGTCACAGTATAAAACGGACCTTCCCCCTAAATCACCATGTGTATTATGAAGCCCCAGTTATTTAGCACAAGCTTAGTCTATGTTACAGGCCATTGTAAGTTTTGAAAGGATGGTTTCAAATAGTGGTGGGTGATGATGCAGTAATTTATCGTGATCGGTTGCAACTGTATCCACAATAAGCATTTCAGAGTTTTCGTGATACAACTAGGGCTGCCCCCTGAAAGTCAAAGACTCATGAATCGACAGGTTCTTAAAGTCAGTCATCTTTTTTTTAGTCAGAGTGCATTACAATAACTGAACAGAACACATAGAAGTTTACAAAAGGGATGACTTTGCaatgaaaaactgtaaataaggggaaccaaaaatatatttttattttctagcAGGGTGCTTGCTAAAAAAATCCACAACAGCAGTTAACTGGGCACTCAACTTCAATTTAGTTTGATCTTTGGATGCAAGTTTAAAGACTTAAATAATAACgtagaaaaaacacacactctcAAGAATATACTCTCAATGATTTATTGAAAGCATAACAAATGATGGATGCATTTTGGAATTAAGCCATCCTCAGCATCTTACAACCAAAATACGTCCGTAAAAACCAAATAGCCTAAAGAATTAATCCTTACTATAAGACAATGTTCAAGCATTAGAGGAGAGAACAGGTCATGGTGAGCAGAAATCTATTTAATCTATATCATCTACCTCTTATTCACCTTGCAGGATACTCACAGCTATAGAATCAGGTAGGATATCAGATATGGTAGGATATGCGGTTTTATTTAAATCTGAGGATACACTGAATGGATACAGATTACTTTCTTTTAGGCGTCACAAtatgcctcattaatattttagccatactaatAACCTGCTTACCAAATCGTGGGTGTTACTAAATATCTGTATAGCACCAAAAAGATGGCTTCCAGACTACAGCTTACACCCATCATATACAGCCTGGGTGATTATTGTGCAAGCACTGTATGACCGTGACTATATTGTGACAGCCCTACTTAGGACCTTGCCTTTCAGATGGTATAAGACTTGTATACACCGTACTTTATGGGAATATTCTGAGATGTGTCCTGTCAAACTTGGCTCATATAAGCAAATGCGCATAAAACCATGCATTTCCTGGGGTGTGCTGCCTAGAGGCACAGAACCCAGCCTGAGATATTCTGCCATTGCTGCTGCCTGCGACGCCTCCGCTACCTGTCACGTCCTTCCAGCCTGCCTgtccctctgcctgtgacgtctctcctgcatgCCTGCTGTACCACTGTTCATCCTGCCGTCGGGTATGGTATTTTGATTTGCTTTTTACATTATGGGAAAATaagaatttaattttattttagtaCATCCTGTACGTAATACATATGTCAATAAGTGTTGAACCATTTTCTATGCGCGATCGCTTAGTGTTATTTTCCTAAACGCGTAATGTTACGTCAATGCGTGCACCACTCATTTTAAGCGCGGACGATTTGACCAAGTTTCGGCAAAGCGTGGATAGCTTGACCGCTGTAGCTTGCTGCAGAAGTACAGTCTAATCGCAGACATACAAACGTGCATCCTGGCTAGTAACACGACAGCCAGGAACTAAAAGGCACGTCAAAAGCTCCGCTCATTTCTACCTCAGTGTTAAGAAATATAAAAACCATGTGTGATGGGATGGGAGCTTGCTGCAaggttcttgcaggtttcagtaagttaaatttaagacctttttaagacattttaagaacattgagtaaaatttaagaccaacacgatgcattactagaaacattcgaatgataccagaaattctcatattttatgtcactcatatccttagcccaacatccacatatcatatgtgtttacaaagtgcgttttaataagttcacatgtgtttaaagcatgtgggagtagtattttaaggcttaaactataaaaacgtttatgtatatggtctttctatatcgcggattttcacctatcgctgattgGTCTttaacgtaacttccgcgataggcgggggatccagacccatcagccataggtgaaaatccgcgatatagaaagaccatatacataaacttttttttatagtttaagccttaaaatacatagtgatcccccgcctatcgcggaagttatgttccagacccatcaacgataatgaaaacaactggaaacagctgataaacacggagaatccacacggggttaacgagggggcgtggcacacgggaggagcggacgagcggggcaggacgtcagtggctgaaagtgcacgttctgcagccagacccttctcaaactgttgtttgtttgcctagctgcagtgatcacgcaatgggatttgtagttttattaccacgcagacaccggcgcagaccagaaaacacaacccatcgattagttttacagcgttttactattttattttctgcggtCAACGCTTTTTGAGAATAAACGTAGGTTTATTCTTTTATGACTTGGGTGAAtaaaatttaagacctaggatgaaaatctgggcatttttaagacattttaagcccttaaatttaactttctgatTTTTAGACTTAAGAACCCGCGGGAACCCTGTTGCTGGGTCCGGGCAGCACCCTCTCGACCTACTTAGTACTTTGTAAAAGATTACCGGTAGGCTAGGTGTGCAGATCAGCTAACTGGCACAACAAACGTCCGTGCCAAAATTAGGCCTACTTGTCGGGAAGCGACTAACGACTGTAAGCGCGAATCAGACAGCATTTATATACTTACAAGAGCAATACCaaatattttcctttatttatttagtccTGCAATGTCCCACGGCCCCATCCGGACTCACCTTCAGGTTGGTTTTAGTGTTCGGCTGCTCGCCAAGTTCATAATCCCCCGTTACAAGCACGTCTTTATGTATTTCCTCCCGCAGGCACTTTCGAGAATTTACAGGTAAAAAGAATGAGATAGACGATACCAACTGGAATATAACTGGCATAATAAGAAACACGTAAAGCCGCGACATGGTCAGCCCCCAGGATGCAACAGAAGCGTCAGCCTATTCTGCTGCGTAATAACACCGAGCAGCCGCACAAAGGGAGCTTGCAGTATTAACAGCGCCACCACTGTTGTGGAGGATTATAAGCATTTATTCAAGAGCAActgaaaatgtgtattttataaCTGATGTATCAAACGGAAATGAAGACTATATGCTAGACAATAACTTTTTTAATATTTAGTTTTATGATGTTATGAACTAACTTACTAACTAACCagcataaaataaatttataaaCTATTACGGCACATTATGGTATCTTCGCAACATCTCTCCTGGTGAGGGTTGGggttaaaaatataatttatgttttaaataacTGTATACAATTAACAATAGTCAAAGAGAGGTCATGAGACAGACACAAGTGATGATGAGAGATTACAACTAATTGTCAGATTCAAATATTTTACAAGAACAGAAATTTGCCCCTTTTACATTAGTGATCTTAGTGGAGTTAATAGTGGCTCTGATCAGGGATCTTGAGAGAcagcgaggagtctgagtgtctgggattatgggtgtcctggataaagaccaagacTTCTTGGACaaagccatcagtagtgtgtctgtctgcggggagaatgtTGACCTTGTTGAGAGATTTACCTACCTCGGCTGTGACATGTCTCTGGTGaatcttcctatgaagtcagcagatggatttGAAGAGCATGGGGCATTGGGGGGTCATGATTTTGCTGGAATGGGGTGTGTGGTGCTCCtaatatctttgcaagaggacaaaggtccaagtctttagagtcctggtgcttcctgtcttgctgtatgtaTCCAGTGatctgagatgaagactggactcgaattatgtctcttcggagaatccttgggtaccactggtttgactttgtgttgaatgtgcggttgctagaggagtcacaaatgaggcacattacctgcattgtgagggaatgtcagttacggcactatggccatgtggcgcgtttccctgagggtgatccgactcgcaggatcctcattgctggggacacaagtggctggaccaggccgaggggacgcccacataacacctggctgtggctgatggatggccatttccagaAGGTGGGGCTGGACTgggtgtctgcctggggggttgcCGGCTGGGATCCCAAGGAGTTTTGGTGGATGCGGCAACAcactgcatcagcgcatgctcccaaACCTGACCTGACCTAACATTTGTGCATTTGACATTCGTAGTTAAGTGTCATTTTTGAGTTGGCTGGGACAATTAAACgggaatatttttggagcttgctGAAAGGTCACAGAAACTCAGATGACACGTAAgcaaaaaaatactgaaaatgatttgggtcacataaatcatgcaatgtataaatatatgtgATACATAATTTGTTTGTGTAAGTGCATACTGAAATTCTTTGCTTAGGTTCACCATGCATCTTTGTCTTAACCTGCCTCACTCATGTAGCTGTCTGAATGGCTGTGGAATCTTGTATTTCCCTCAGTAACTTTGAAACTTTTCGTTGcctttaattttacatttttaataatgaatcCAAAACATGCTCCCAGTGCAGTCAGTAGTATCtttgtacatactgtacagggGCATAATTTAGATGGCttgtatattatattaaaatgtcttgacagaaaatgacttgaCATGCAAATAAAGTAATTTGACATGCAAAGTGCACAGTCCTGTTTGTTTAGAATCTGGTAAGAAATAGACTATTATGTTCTCATTCAGGCAAGCAGACTGTTATGGGCAGCGGTGAGGGATTCCTTTGTTTATAATAAAAGTTCACATTCACATGGATCTAATGCCCCTAACCCCCAGGAACGTGAAGGGGTTACTGTATCAAGTCTTGAGTCACTCAATTTTTCATCAATACAAAAACAAGGGTGTGCAAATTAAGACAATCACCATATTAGGTCATTGATTAACACCTTACTGCACCAAAAAGAAGGG
This window of the Paramormyrops kingsleyae isolate MSU_618 chromosome 19, PKINGS_0.4, whole genome shotgun sequence genome carries:
- the LOC111844444 gene encoding transmembrane emp24 domain-containing protein 10-like, whose product is MSRLYVFLIMPVIFQLVSSISFFLPVNSRKCLREEIHKDVLVTGDYELGEQPNTKTNLKITDSSGHILYSKEDALKGKFAFTTEDYDMFEVCFESKFPMGTGRVPDQLVNLDMKHGVEAKNYEEIAKVEKLKPLEVELRRLEDLSESIVNDFAYMKKREEEMRDTNESTNTRVLYFSIFSMCCLIGLATWQVFYLRRFFKAKKLIE